The following proteins come from a genomic window of Nautilia profundicola AmH:
- the pseF gene encoding pseudaminic acid cytidylyltransferase yields MNLCVIPARGGSKRIPKKNIKEFCGKPLIAYSIEAAKKSGLFDKVVVSTDDEEIAKVAEKYGAEILYRPKELADDYTGSGEVFKHAINELKKNNGYKFACMIYPTAPFLQVNYLKEGYEKLKNSDACASFSVTSFEYPIQRAFKIVNGRCEMFDKSNFHKRSQDLEVAYHDAGQFYWKKIGCRSDDVFFGKDTIPIVIPRYLVQDIDTIDDFIRAEIMYEYLVKKGYIKGE; encoded by the coding sequence TTGAACTTATGCGTAATACCGGCAAGAGGTGGTAGTAAAAGAATACCTAAAAAAAATATAAAAGAATTTTGTGGTAAACCTTTAATTGCTTACAGTATAGAAGCGGCTAAAAAATCTGGACTTTTTGATAAAGTAGTCGTATCAACGGATGATGAGGAGATTGCAAAGGTTGCTGAAAAATACGGTGCTGAAATACTCTATCGTCCAAAAGAGCTTGCGGATGATTATACCGGAAGTGGAGAAGTGTTTAAACATGCGATAAATGAACTTAAGAAAAATAACGGATATAAATTTGCATGTATGATATATCCTACAGCTCCTTTTTTACAAGTAAACTATTTAAAAGAAGGGTACGAAAAACTAAAAAATTCAGATGCATGCGCTTCTTTTAGTGTTACAAGTTTTGAATATCCAATTCAGAGGGCTTTTAAGATAGTAAATGGCAGGTGTGAAATGTTTGATAAATCGAATTTTCACAAAAGAAGTCAGGATTTAGAAGTTGCCTATCACGATGCCGGACAGTTTTACTGGAAAAAAATTGGATGTAGAAGTGATGACGTGTTTTTCGGGAAAGATACTATTCCAATTGTTATTCCGAGATATTTGGTTCAGGATATTGATACTATTGATGATTTTATTAGAGCGGAAATAATGTATGAATATTTGGTTAAGAAAGGCTATATAAAAGGAGAATGA
- the pseB gene encoding UDP-N-acetylglucosamine 4,6-dehydratase (inverting) — MFNGKNILITGGTGSFGKKYTEILLKKYKPNKIIIYSRDELKQYEMAQKFNDKCMRYFIGDVRDKDRLRKAMEDVDIVIHAAALKHVPVAEYNPMECIKTNINGAQNVIDNAIDLEVEKIIALSTDKAAAPINLYGATKLASDKLFIAANNLVGKRKTRFSVVRYGNVIGSRGSVVPFFAKLIKEGVKELPITHKDMTRFLITLEEGVNFVLKNFERMQGGEIFVPKIPSMKIVDLAKAMCPECKFKYIGIRPGEKMHEVMITKDDRCVEFDDHYVIKPTINFSFDADYSSNNIGEKGQELEYGFEYSSGSNDWWLSEEEFLKKAKEFI; from the coding sequence ATGTTTAATGGAAAAAATATTCTTATTACAGGTGGGACGGGGAGTTTTGGAAAAAAATATACTGAAATTTTATTAAAAAAATATAAACCAAATAAAATTATCATCTATAGTAGAGATGAGCTAAAACAGTATGAAATGGCTCAAAAATTTAATGATAAATGTATGAGATATTTCATAGGTGATGTAAGAGATAAAGACAGACTCAGAAAAGCTATGGAGGATGTGGATATTGTAATACATGCAGCCGCCCTTAAACACGTGCCTGTTGCTGAATATAATCCAATGGAATGTATTAAAACGAATATAAACGGTGCTCAAAATGTAATAGATAACGCAATAGACTTGGAAGTTGAAAAAATTATTGCGTTATCTACCGATAAAGCAGCCGCTCCTATTAACTTATACGGTGCTACTAAACTTGCAAGTGATAAACTTTTTATTGCTGCTAACAATCTGGTAGGTAAAAGAAAAACGAGATTTTCTGTAGTAAGGTACGGTAATGTTATAGGAAGCAGAGGAAGTGTAGTTCCGTTTTTTGCAAAACTGATCAAAGAAGGGGTGAAAGAGCTTCCTATAACACATAAAGATATGACAAGATTTTTAATTACGCTGGAAGAAGGTGTGAATTTTGTTTTAAAAAACTTTGAAAGAATGCAAGGCGGTGAAATATTTGTTCCTAAAATTCCTTCAATGAAGATAGTTGACTTGGCAAAAGCTATGTGCCCTGAGTGTAAATTTAAATATATAGGAATACGTCCTGGAGAAAAAATGCATGAAGTTATGATTACAAAAGATGACAGATGTGTCGAATTCGATGATCATTATGTAATAAAACCAACGATTAATTTTAGTTTTGATGCGGATTATTCAAGTAACAATATCGGGGAAAAAGGACAAGAACTTGAATATGGTTTTGAATATTCTTCAGGAAGTAATGATTGGTGGTTAAGTGAAGAAGAGTTTTTGAAAAAAGCGAAAGAATTTATTTAA
- the ispD gene encoding 2-C-methyl-D-erythritol 4-phosphate cytidylyltransferase: protein MNIAVILAGGVGSRFGASLPKQFLRLAGKYIIEYTIDVFEQNDNINEICIVANEEFFEKYKEIVEKNRYKKVKKIISGGKTRQDSSYSAIKEYEDNPECNLIFHDAVRPFVSHRIINDTIKALDKYNAVDVAIPTADTIIEVENDVIKSIPERSKLKRGQTPQAFKLETIKNAYEKFYADKTAGTFTDDCGLVKYYLDEPIFVVNGEETNIKITYPADLLFAEKIIQLKSVEIENKDLNLKEKVLVVFGGSSGIGKEIVGLAEKSGAKVFSFSRREGYDLRDKESIKTALNEVFEKEKKIDFIINTAGVLIKKNLKDLNEDEIEEQIDINLKSSILTAKYAVNYLQEGSMILFFTSSSYTRGRAGYSVYSATKAGIVNLTQALAEEFLNDGIRVNCINPARTLTPMRIKNFGKEPKDTLLDAKYVALKSLEVLSSEITGQVIDIKKGM from the coding sequence ATGAATATTGCAGTTATTTTGGCCGGGGGAGTGGGTAGCAGGTTTGGTGCGAGTTTACCGAAACAGTTTTTGAGGCTTGCAGGAAAATACATTATTGAATATACTATTGATGTTTTTGAACAAAATGATAATATTAATGAAATATGTATTGTAGCTAATGAGGAGTTTTTTGAAAAATACAAAGAAATTGTAGAAAAAAACAGATACAAAAAAGTTAAAAAAATTATTTCAGGTGGTAAAACAAGGCAGGATTCAAGCTATTCGGCAATCAAAGAATATGAAGATAATCCGGAATGCAATTTAATTTTTCATGATGCTGTAAGACCGTTTGTTTCTCATAGAATTATAAATGACACAATAAAAGCATTAGATAAATATAATGCCGTTGATGTGGCGATTCCTACAGCCGATACAATTATAGAAGTGGAAAATGATGTTATTAAATCTATACCGGAGAGGTCAAAATTAAAAAGAGGTCAGACTCCTCAGGCTTTTAAACTGGAAACTATTAAAAATGCATATGAAAAATTTTACGCTGATAAAACTGCAGGAACCTTTACGGATGATTGCGGATTAGTGAAATATTATTTGGACGAACCTATATTTGTTGTTAACGGGGAAGAAACCAATATCAAAATAACTTATCCCGCAGATCTTCTTTTTGCCGAAAAAATAATACAGCTTAAGAGTGTTGAAATAGAAAATAAAGATTTAAATTTAAAAGAGAAAGTGTTGGTAGTATTTGGCGGAAGCAGTGGAATAGGTAAAGAAATTGTTGGACTTGCTGAAAAATCAGGAGCTAAAGTATTTAGTTTTTCAAGAAGAGAAGGATATGATTTAAGAGATAAAGAATCAATTAAAACAGCATTGAATGAGGTTTTTGAAAAAGAGAAAAAAATTGATTTTATAATTAACACTGCAGGAGTATTGATAAAGAAAAATTTAAAAGATCTAAATGAGGATGAAATTGAAGAGCAGATTGATATTAATCTGAAAAGCTCTATATTAACGGCGAAATATGCTGTTAACTATTTACAAGAAGGTTCTATGATACTGTTTTTTACTTCAAGCTCTTATACAAGAGGAAGGGCGGGTTATTCTGTTTATTCTGCGACAAAAGCAGGGATTGTTAATTTAACTCAGGCTTTGGCGGAAGAATTTTTAAATGATGGAATCAGGGTTAACTGTATAAACCCGGCAAGAACATTGACTCCTATGAGGATAAAAAATTTCGGCAAAGAGCCAAAAGATACTCTTCTTGATGCGAAATATGTAGCACTCAAAAGTTTGGAGGTATTAAGCAGTGAAATTACAGGGCAAGTTATTGATATAAAAAAAGGTATGTAA
- a CDS encoding DegT/DnrJ/EryC1/StrS family aminotransferase — protein MENSEYGFIPYGKQYVDECDKKAVLEVLESDYLTTGPKVQEFEEALANRLGFKYVVVVSNGTTALHLASRVLLNVGDRAVTTPNSFLSTSNSILYVGAKPIFVDIENNGLINLDLVEEKLKKNKKIKAVYLVTFSGHPLDDEKVKYLKDKYGVKILYDNAHYFGKDGGVCDIATYSFHPVKHITTFEGGAVATNNEKIYKKLLRLRNHGIVKDSSMYPWEYKMVDLGYNYRLSDVACAMGLIQLEKVDMFLSKRRQIAKYYHDNLPEKIKPLYPYNEKSSYHLFVVRYPFKSFDEKAEFFIKMRQKGIGLQYHYIPINQQPFYVKKGYFKKFPQMEKYYLEAFSLPIYYSLSVKEQDYVIDCMEELL, from the coding sequence ATGGAGAATTCAGAATATGGATTTATTCCATATGGGAAACAGTATGTTGATGAATGTGATAAAAAAGCTGTTTTGGAAGTGCTTGAAAGTGATTATTTAACAACGGGTCCTAAGGTTCAGGAATTTGAAGAAGCATTAGCGAATAGGCTTGGGTTTAAATATGTTGTGGTTGTAAGCAATGGCACGACAGCATTACATTTAGCAAGTAGAGTGTTATTAAATGTTGGTGACAGAGCAGTAACTACTCCGAATTCTTTTCTTTCTACTTCGAATTCTATTCTTTATGTTGGGGCTAAGCCTATATTTGTGGATATTGAAAATAACGGGCTTATAAATTTGGATTTGGTCGAAGAAAAACTAAAAAAAAATAAAAAAATAAAAGCCGTTTATTTGGTTACGTTTAGCGGACATCCTTTGGATGACGAAAAAGTTAAATATTTAAAAGATAAATACGGAGTAAAAATTCTTTACGACAATGCTCATTATTTTGGTAAAGACGGCGGGGTTTGTGATATAGCCACATATTCTTTTCATCCGGTTAAACATATTACTACCTTTGAAGGCGGGGCAGTGGCCACTAATAATGAAAAAATATATAAAAAACTGCTTCGTTTAAGAAATCATGGAATAGTAAAAGATTCTTCAATGTATCCTTGGGAATATAAGATGGTAGATTTGGGATATAATTATCGCCTTAGCGACGTTGCGTGTGCTATGGGTCTAATTCAACTCGAGAAAGTGGATATGTTTCTATCTAAAAGACGTCAAATTGCAAAATATTACCATGATAATCTGCCTGAAAAAATCAAACCTCTTTATCCTTATAATGAAAAAAGCTCATATCATCTTTTTGTGGTGAGGTATCCTTTTAAATCGTTTGATGAAAAAGCGGAGTTTTTTATAAAAATGCGTCAAAAAGGTATAGGACTTCAATACCACTACATTCCTATTAATCAACAGCCTTTTTATGTTAAAAAAGGATACTTTAAAAAATTCCCACAAATGGAAAAATATTATCTTGAAGCGTTTTCTTTGCCGATATATTACAGCTTAAGCGTAAAAGAGCAGGATTATGTTATTGATTGTATGGAGGAGTTGCTTTGA